The Streptomyces sp. RKAG293 genome includes a region encoding these proteins:
- a CDS encoding immunity 21 family protein — protein sequence MFAAAEDVLADPASGQQECGTWETDSPAVLMDTDQAGQTAPLGQAYQRLQTAVGDQGRVIERRQDRCGGMGGLHVRDALLYLPDGTLEKSHPRRSQGISLFPRPTLSRHQPVHPGSASDHDCRPGRSGRLLYAIVRR from the coding sequence CTGTTCGCGGCTGCCGAGGATGTCCTCGCAGACCCAGCGAGCGGGCAGCAGGAGTGCGGAACCTGGGAGACGGACAGCCCGGCGGTGCTCATGGACACCGACCAGGCCGGGCAGACCGCACCGCTCGGCCAGGCGTACCAGCGGCTCCAGACTGCCGTAGGCGACCAGGGTCGGGTCATCGAACGCCGCCAGGACCGCTGCGGGGGCATGGGAGGATTGCACGTGAGAGATGCCTTGCTGTACTTGCCGGATGGAACCCTAGAGAAGTCCCATCCTCGCAGGTCACAAGGCATCTCTTTGTTTCCGCGTCCCACGCTCAGCAGGCATCAACCGGTGCATCCGGGTTCAGCCAGTGATCATGACTGCCGACCAGGACGTTCTGGTCGGCTTCTATACGCAATTGTTCGGCGCTGA
- a CDS encoding VOC family protein has protein sequence MTADQDVLVGFYTQLFGAEEVFRVPAEGPAFYLGLRIGDTDLGLVAKADAGTSAASRILLSIGVDDVDETLGRVEALGGSVRSGPNDMPWGQRVAHIQDPDGNPVNLTQPIPAR, from the coding sequence ATGACTGCCGACCAGGACGTTCTGGTCGGCTTCTATACGCAATTGTTCGGCGCTGAGGAGGTCTTCCGGGTCCCGGCGGAAGGCCCGGCCTTCTACCTCGGTTTGCGTATCGGTGACACCGACCTCGGGCTGGTGGCGAAGGCGGACGCGGGGACTTCGGCGGCGTCGCGGATCCTGCTCAGCATCGGTGTCGATGACGTCGACGAGACGCTCGGCCGGGTAGAGGCGCTGGGCGGCTCGGTCCGCTCCGGCCCCAACGACATGCCGTGGGGACAGCGCGTCGCCCACATCCAGGACCCCGACGGCAACCCGGTCAACCTTACGCAGCCGATCCCGGCCCGGTGA